Below is a genomic region from Microbacterium sp. LWO12-1.2.
GGTGGGATCGGGGGCGCCATTCCCTCCCCGAAGAGGCTCCCGATCCCCCGTGTCACACCCGGTCACGGATGCACGACCCGGTCACGGATGCACGACCCGGTCACGGATGCACGACCCGGTCACGGATGCACGACCGAAGCCCGTGACACGTCGTGCCGACGTGGTTCCATCGTGCAGGTGAACCGGCACGGCCCAGACGCGGGCACGCCTATCCGATGTCGGCCGACCTCAGCGAGCGCAGCGCACGACCGACGATCCTCGCCGTCGCGGGCGTCGGGCTCTCCTGCAGCCACCGCTCCCCGAGCGCCTGCGCCCAGTCGGGGCGCGATTTGGATGCGTCATTGATCCAGTTGGCGACCGAGTCCTGCACCGAGGAGCTCGGATCCGCTCTGAGCGGCTCCAGGATCGGCTCCCCGTGCTCGGGGTGCGCCTTGAGCTCGCCGATGTGCTTCGCCCATACTCCGCGCGGCCGCAGTGCCTCGCTCGCGAACCGACGGATGCGCTCGGATTCGGACCCCGTCCAGTGCGCGAGCACGTCGACGCTCTCACCGAGGTTCTCAGTCAGGATCGGGCGGGCTGCCATCCACACCCATTCGCGCACGGCGAAGTGCTCGTCGTCGGCCGCCGGCCGCAGCTGCGGCAGCACCGTGCTCACACTCTGGAACTCCGGGTCAGCCGCAACTGCGAAACACACCCACCCACGAACCGTGTCCGAAGAGTGCGTGCCGAGTTCGGCCAACCGACCGTCGCCCAGGTGCGCACGGAGCGCGGCACCGATGCCCTGCATCCGCGCGAGGATTCCCAGGGACTGTGCGTCCGCCACCCGCTCTCGCAGGTCGTCAGACGCATCCGGCAGCACATGGTGCAGCAGCACGACATGATCGATCGCAAGCGCCTCGGTGAGCGTGGTCGTGCTCGCCCCGCCGTGCAACTGCTCCCGACGCCCCGCAGAGACGCCGGCGACCGTTCGTGAGGTCATCACAGGTCGGCCTCGACGACCGTGGACCGGCGGAGATTCGACTGCACCTGCGCGAGCGCGTCGACGACCGCGACGCGACCTTCGACGCCGGCGGCGAGATGCCCCAACCAGTTCGAGTAGACGGGGATCAGCTCTGCGACGAGCGCTGCTCCGGCCGAAGTGAGACTGACGGCGTGCGAACGACGGTCGGCAACATCGACGACACGCGTGACGAGGCCGCTGCGCTCCAACCCCTCCAACAGGCCGGTGACGGTTGCCCGTGTCACACCGAGGCTGTCGGCGATCGTCGACGGACTCGCGCCGTCCTGCGCCTCCACCGCGAGAAGCGCGGCGAAGCGGCCTTCGGAGAGCCCATGGGGCGACAGCATGCGCGCACATGCCTGATCGATCATTCGCGCTGTCGACAGGACGGTCATCACGAGCGCTGCCGACCCGTCGGCGGGCACCCGGCCCAGCAGGAGGGCGTGTTTCGGGTCGACTCCGTCATCCCTGTCGACCCCGCCGCTCCCATCGACCATGCTATTCATAAGGCGCCATACTATCAGCGGGACTCGTGACCAGAGCCCCTCGGGCATCTCATGACACGGCGCGAGATCCCTGTCGTACGCGGA
It encodes:
- a CDS encoding HEAT repeat domain-containing protein, translated to MTSRTVAGVSAGRREQLHGGASTTTLTEALAIDHVVLLHHVLPDASDDLRERVADAQSLGILARMQGIGAALRAHLGDGRLAELGTHSSDTVRGWVCFAVAADPEFQSVSTVLPQLRPAADDEHFAVREWVWMAARPILTENLGESVDVLAHWTGSESERIRRFASEALRPRGVWAKHIGELKAHPEHGEPILEPLRADPSSSVQDSVANWINDASKSRPDWAQALGERWLQESPTPATARIVGRALRSLRSADIG
- a CDS encoding MarR family winged helix-turn-helix transcriptional regulator, with protein sequence MVDGSGGVDRDDGVDPKHALLLGRVPADGSAALVMTVLSTARMIDQACARMLSPHGLSEGRFAALLAVEAQDGASPSTIADSLGVTRATVTGLLEGLERSGLVTRVVDVADRRSHAVSLTSAGAALVAELIPVYSNWLGHLAAGVEGRVAVVDALAQVQSNLRRSTVVEADL